ggtaccagagggaacaaagcattcatataaggatttagctttagacacagagggctcatttctaattggtttagaatagccaatgccatgcattccatttctgcttacgccatagatcattgaagccattaagcttctatccacgcttttagctaggaatctttgaaaagacttttcatacttagattcatttctacaatcagaggcatcacaggcaacaacttcttctaacttagcaatctggttcttaagcacagagttagagttgatcaaagcatgattatcatttttcaaatcagagataattttctcatgttcagaaggagtcttggaaacagcagataagttctttttaagcttcttatgcttagacaataaggagttatacttatccataatatcagacaatgcatgtttcagttcagaggtagagaaagaagcgaatacctcattttcatcgtctgagttaggatctccttctgattctgagtcagagtcaacagcttcctttgactctgcttccttgtctttgacaatagccatgagtccttggacttcaccatcagagtcaacatcctctgactctgattcatcaaatgtcaccatcagactcttcttcgtcttgaagtgcttctttggcttcttgtccttcttcaatcttggacagtcacttttgtagtgccctgattctttgcactcaaagcatgtgacttccttaagtgaggacttcttctgacctgaggattcagactttcctcttgcctttccagagcctttgtatttgctctgcctgtgcttctagatgcgattgagtctcttggagatcagagtcagctcatcttcatcagaatcttctgatgcttcttcagattcctcttcttcagcttgaagaggttttgacttctcaaccttagccttttcagatttggatttcaaggctatggactttttcctcagatcttgcatctctgagcgcttcagctcatggcatttcaaaatgccaCTAATTACAAGTAACCTTTGTTGTCAAGATTTACGTGTTGGGGATTTAATTATATTATGTATTATGGAGGCTTTTTTTGTGTACTCTGTTGAATAGAGGTTCTACGACTTGATGGCCATGTGCCCAACTTTTGTTCATGTAGGTGGCAATGTTGCATGCACAAAATATATCAGACCTTAATTaacttataaatataatatgcATACTCTTGGAACAATTTTTTAGCCATGTTTATTGTAGATTTGTAGTCCTTCAACAGGTTATGTAGTCATCTCTTTTAGCCACTTTAATCTCATAATAAAAATCTTAATAGTAAAAGAAATGTGtaaaattatttgaattttgCATTAAAATTACAAATAACATTGTAAATTTGCtctggattttttttatatgacATTGGATTTTTTTTGGACATAATATGGCACTGGAATTTTTAAAATCATAAGaatgattaatttttaaataaaaatattgattaGATAAAAATCCTATGTAAAAGTTATTGGTTGAAACTTCAAAGTATAATTTTTAACTAGGGTCAAAAAAGTCATCTTACAAAATTACAGTTTTCTTTCCTCCTATTCTTTCCTTCCATTTCTATCCAATCAAACAACTTAAAAATTTCTTTCACTTTCCTTTATCTTACAttcctttcctttcctttcttcCCCAACCAAACACAGTGTAAAAGTCTCTTAAAAAACCTCTTAGAGGCTCTTAGAGGAGTTATTGTATTCACAATGGTGTTTTAAGATGCTTTTAATCTCATCCATTGATTTTGATCTAATGGTTGAAAATCACTCCTCTCACTCTCACATAAAAACATGTCATTTCTATTAAGTTtaaacgcatcataacgttttaaaatctaattttgatcataacaatttttatagaaGCACTTCAATTGTCAACTAAGCTTCTTAACTAAtttgaatttcaggagaaaTTCAATTTGCATGAAATGCTTCAACGTTCAATCGccacaaaaagaaaaagcttCAGAACTCACAAGACTGTTTGGCAAGCAAACTAACTCAAGTCAAGACGACACATGTGTTCTGACCGTCCAATGCCAACTCATCAGTCATAAAAATTGAAGACAAATTTAGGCGGCAAAGACAAAGTCAGATTGTAACCAATTGACTTATATTCAAATGAGATCACGTGAAGACTATGTTGCTTTTGCTAAAGGCGCGCTGACCAACAAGGAAAAAGGATAAGTTGTCACCATCAGATTTCTcaattgtctcatgtctgaaaagtagcccaaatATATTGTCAtgtactagctgacaaacatcaccttttcggctaaaggatagacttgattctgagcaagcattcaatgaagctaccaaccgaagTCATTTGAATCAACAGATGGATCTTATCTCTTAACGACTAGAACAACAATTAGATCatgtctcacaacggctacaacattAGCAAGCGAGTATTTAAGGCATACATGAAGAATGAAGAATAAGAGTCATttcaacattcttcaaagcattcaaaactcaaaacagaAAATTTCCTAAGTGTCAAATCCCAGCCACTACTTCTGCAAAGTAACAAAgagaacctcgtaccttaaaagagtcaaacctcttcattCATTTCTCTCTTAGATCCAGAACTCTTGAGTGATCTAAAGTAAAACatgaacccaaacacttagagttccagtgcttTAAATTCTCTACCTCTACTCTTGTACGAAAAGAAACCCTGTAGAGTTAAACGATCTTGAATAGATTGTAGGTGAAGTCAtgaacaatacttgtaggagtagtcctgtagaatacttggagaagtcagTGATAACACTTGTGGGAAaagtccttgagaatacttgtattggagaagtccttgaaacttgctagtgaaaatcttggtggtggccaagtactggacgtagccaaATCGTTTAGGGTAAACCAATATAAATCTCTTTATGCTAATCGTCTGCTTTATATTGCTTatatttccgctgcactaaacggttTACGAAACGTTTTCAAGAACTAATATCCTTTTCAAAAACCTaagttttaaaaagtaattttcaagtacacaattcaaaccccctgtTCTTGTGTTATTTACGTGCATCTCACTCTTACTATATACTccctcttatatatatatatattcatgcaATCACAACCATGGAGAGACGGATCCAGGAATTTTATGTTATGGGGGCAAAAATCTGATCACACTTATAATAGATTTCTATGCTGTAAATATTGATATTACAGTTAGAGTGGCGTAGCGAAACATGAGACTTTTCATAGTCTAATGGCTAaagagagagtttgagaattcacCGAACACATTATTCTAATAGAATAAGTGATATAAACATCATCTTATAAACATattcaccacaaaaccttaaaaCAATGAGTGAGTGAGTCATTTCACTTAAAAATTACTCAACTTgtttattgtaacaccccgatttcggtggcgtcactttagtaaccaaaaagaaacttaaagcggaaaaagtgaatatatatattttttgataatagaaacaaagactgaaagaactaaactcccaacaaaagataacagaactaatgtacaataataattacagcccccgctgcaAGTAgcaaacctcgtcacgagtaacctccagtgacggaaagtaaaagagtataacgcccgtaggcaaaatgtacaatccaaaagaaaaggttaagtgttcgcaacacaaaccctcaaaaatgagaatgagtcagcccagatggcctaaaacaagacctcctagcccaaccaactctctgtgattcccgtagagaaaccacacaaaaagctatcggcgggaaactaccctgttcccaaaagaaaacatacggtcagagctaagactctactcctacactaatcccatctcgaggagctcacgccAGCActaaaaacctacatgctagcatgatcgtcgtccgaatctgaatccagaacgaccaagtctatgtacacaatccgtcctcctctcgctaccgcgatgcgctcctgttccagcatctcaaccctagttccccccgaagggtgaaccatcgtgaatcagtccgccatggacatctgacaaagggcgtagtccgccaaagcacacacagaagacgcgagggtcaactccaaagaattatgtaattaataaatccaataggtaaagataaggagtagccacttaggATTATAAGTTATAGGTAGCATCCTGGGGTtgtatattccacaatgaatataaaagacagtattaacaaatagcatgcatcaaataggattaacaattatcaatcacactcagcaactaagttagtatgcatgttgcatgaaatgcagatgcaggttaacccagttaaccaaatgcattccggaatggatggacatcaacgagtcaatcctagcaccagccacggtgggaccatttctgcccgcgtgcctctaacaccacacaaaggtagccagatcagcataaaacccgaaggcctgccatttcggtctgctactaagaatcaccgtagtgttcttttatggaaatccgggtcttatgaccattttggaatccaccgaggtccggagttcgtcccgtgttaatacctcaaaatgagtgcatgaatgcaaagtgattagtcaaacaacgtctccgacctcactcgacacgtcgccacgtgttctagctaacttattgtctctaaaagcataccctaaggtaaaagtcgattctgcgacaaaatacactaaatcgtaaaatgagtgcaaacactcacgataactctccgagtcatcaatgctctcacgaagtcccacgcttcagtggagtcttatacaatcacgaagtctcacgcttcagtgaagttttatgctttcacaaggtctcacgcctcagtgaatttacacacttgcacgaagtcttacgcttcaatgaagtttcatgctgttcacgaggtctcacgcctcagtgaagatccatgcttttcacaaggtctcacgcctcagtgaagcttctcggctcatcccttggatggctaaacaaactgctcaaagagcgaaggaatATCAACGTACTCAAGAACTTACAATCTTCtctacacttggatccgacgacacttctctttttccaaaactaaacttcaatccctaagcttgcatccgagattgttatcattaattaaaggtttagaggttgtttaatgtcttatgaattttccttgtaaaaatagtttccttttagtcttatcgtatttcctataagttttcaaagatcccataatcccaattaaatcccagagaatgtctcgatccactaaaacgtaacaaggcccgaactccgttcgtcccgtcaaactttctcaaactcttataaaaatcggcatgacttgcccgttattctcactcctcagtaccacagatattTGTGAAATgacatagttaaattagcacagtccaacaatcataGCACATATattaacacatcctagattaaccatgtagcacttagcatatagagcagatatcacacatcctagattacccacatagcacgtagcatgtaattcaatctcaaaaacagtcagtagatgaatcatctacattgtcagccgaagcctcagaaaacatttttccagtcaaacacaaacaagtgcataaacagtaaatcaagtcgaaagcaTAGACACCTaggcattaactaaggattcagtgagtagccctcacctgtagattctccagggttctcttcaaacgctccttcacaatcagctccttgttcttcaggaaattcctcaaaagaacctttagagtaaaaaccacagaattccctcagaatctatcagaaacccagcaatcaatactcactaaggttacacgaagtagcatatactccgaggtacgataatctagcgcaaaaggacaagttttcgaaaaaggaattttcctccctcccccctagggtgctcggccactattggtaattaggtgggtcgatttttcttcgatcaaacttggttcctaggttattattagtcgtaactaagggtattctaaactcggaaaaattaccggatcgaaaactgtcgcaggggtattttggtcaatattttagctcagaatttcaaaactgaaatttcgaaaaacaaattggatggggacgtcaccaacggcaTTTATGataactaatcctactagcactaagctaaggcgatagttttcagcccaaaggacgaagctttgccccaaaatgggtattttaagcagaattgaaactcgacggtagtttttcgagaatcggcgcagtattattagctaaacatgctcttggacacgtagggaagatgtttagaataaaaaatgaagttatcaggatagttttgcaaaaacctcaaaactatgagcacagaaagacataaagaaaagctatggaaaagacgatcagaggtaaggattagcgactatacctcgataccttcaagcagcaactgttgaatcaacgatcaagcaagaaatgaagaaaatctcttcttcctcctccttcaatgaagctcgcggccttgggagagaaaatggtgaagttttgccattttttctccttttcttgctatatatagaggttggcaaaacgcgggaaaatgaaagtttcgcgaatctgatttttccggcttcattctccgtgaattctaagataggttttggccacataaatccaaaactcaaaagaggtttcctggtattttaggtgactaatgcaaagtcggtgtaaaactattttacccgataagttactttttgcatcgaatgtcggaatagaaaacttccttctgaagaaagattgaaatcatcaagagaaatgggtgtacgcgtgtggaatcttcatttgaagctctgaatagaaaaagtcttcatcgtcggttgattctagggttttgaactatcagggttttagtttcggcaaacttccgaggattggaatcggacgttcgtagatcctagggtttcgcctcgaaacgattgtcgtataaggaataagagaagttctaacatttctctgaagatttttggaattaatttccatcgtgactttaagtgaaaactagctatatactagggtttctgacctaggtttaagcgtatatcgatcgtgctataccttttatcgattttgatgaaacccttagacttttcctgaacttcctccttcataaatttattcctttcgttaaactcttgttcaggtttcccttcacgatccatcaaccctaatcgtgaataggaactttattcacttattttaagcttaaaaacttgggtcttacatttatGTTTCTAATGTGAGATTTATTTCATTCATACTTTGTTCACTCACGTTTGTACTTCAACACCTTGAGAAGGTAGGAGGAAGAAAGAGAGGAGGGGGAAGAAGAAACCAACAGAGATATTGTATAAGAGGGTGTTAGATAATACTTAACACCTAAACATTTTAATTAACCCCATGTTAAACAACATGCATTCGTCCTAGAGAGATACTATATTGGTACGAGACAATAGACACGATGATTAGAAtgaggggttgtctaaatgaccaatgagaaagtttgagttaaataactcatcatccaatcacattagagataagtgagttggaaataaattaataaataaaatatagaaatttcaactcacttatcttcaatgtgattggatgatgaggaGACTCGGTTTTTCAattcttttttattctttttttttaaagaggtttttactttttttcattcttaaaactaaatatataattaaaaaaataaagctATAGTATTATTAGTGATAAAGTTTTAACATAAAACAATGAAACATAACCATTTAACAAAAAGCAATCCACACCATGTGGGCTCAACAATTAATCTACACCGCCGGCTCGGCCCTCTCCTCAATCAAGCTCCAGGCGCAGCAGATTCCACCACCTTGCTATGCAGCAAATACCCTCCAGCTCCACCATGACTCGCCGGTTCATAAACCGGGTAACGCGCATAGCTTACTCGGTCCGAACCGGGAGGGTGGAGCCCTCTGAAGTAACGGTACATCCACGTGAGCACAGCGAAGACAACAAGCCCAAACCCGCACGTACAAAGGAACCCCGCTGTGACGAGGAAGAGCGCGGCGCAAGCCGGGACCCATATCGGGCTCAAAACGATGATCACTGGAGCGAAAACAATCAGGCCGAGAATGGCTACAACGACGGTGAGGCCGGTGAGTATGAGCGAAATGGTCACGGTTATCAGAAGGGTGAAGACGCCGAAGAGTTGCTTTGAGTTTGACACGCGCTCTTGAAGAAGCGTTCGAAGTAGTGAAGTGGTGGCGGTGGGTGTTGGTGGTGCTATTATGTGAGTTTGGGCTACTAGCCTTGGGTAAGGTTCCGCCATTATTTTTGTTGCTTAAAACTGAGAGAGGGAGGGAATTGAATGAGCTAAAAGAGATTATGGGGTAGTGCCTTTTGGAGACAGGTGTGACATGCAGGGTACACGTGGTAAGGGATTTGGGATCTTGGTCATCTTCGATCCGGGTAGATAAACGTGGAT
This is a stretch of genomic DNA from Lotus japonicus ecotype B-129 chromosome 1, LjGifu_v1.2. It encodes these proteins:
- the LOC130736354 gene encoding oleosin-like, which produces MAEPYPRLVAQTHIIAPPTPTATTSLLRTLLQERVSNSKQLFGVFTLLITVTISLILTGLTVVVAILGLIVFAPVIIVLSPIWVPACAALFLVTAGFLCTCGFGLVVFAVLTWMYRYFRGLHPPGSDRVSYARYPVYEPASHGGAGGYLLHSKVVESAAPGA